In Mycolicibacterium mucogenicum DSM 44124, the following are encoded in one genomic region:
- a CDS encoding AMP-binding protein: MLHHLVSDAAAAAPDRPAIIAEDGTVTTFAQFDRSIAAVAGWIASRTTRGDRVAVIADNGPDYATLYYAVPRAGCILVLINQRLSADEHVAQLATAAPTLVLGDGRYLESLGRPDAISFDNEQWAAATQSTQRSVPDEPDPDDPVWLLFTSGSTGTPKGVVHTHRSITAAVRGSIAGRSVRPGGVYLLPFPMCHIAGYNMLVHHGAQSTVLPVAAFRPDAFAATVNRYRVTSCSLAPTMLHSLLAHLDQTGIELPSLRDIAYGSSAIPADLLRRALDRLDVGFHQGYGMTETGGNVTFLGPEDHRAGAAGDTAVLTTAGRPHADVQIRIAANGEILVRGDQVAVRYWPDTPTTADGWLPTGDVGYLDDEGRLVVSDRLKDIIITGGENVSSREVEDVLSSHPDVDQVAVVGVPDPYWGEAICAVVVPTAGTRPDADALTAHVRERIAAFKRPRHVVFVDALPLTTNGKIAKQVLREQLRAQFAG; this comes from the coding sequence ATGCTCCATCACCTGGTGTCCGACGCCGCTGCCGCCGCACCCGATCGTCCTGCCATCATCGCCGAAGACGGCACCGTCACGACGTTCGCGCAATTCGACCGGTCGATCGCGGCAGTCGCCGGCTGGATCGCATCCCGAACCACCCGCGGCGACCGCGTCGCAGTGATCGCCGACAACGGCCCGGACTACGCCACGCTCTACTACGCGGTGCCGCGCGCCGGATGCATCCTCGTCCTGATCAACCAGCGGCTCAGCGCCGACGAGCATGTCGCGCAACTCGCGACCGCGGCTCCCACCCTGGTCCTCGGTGACGGCCGCTATCTGGAGTCTCTGGGCCGCCCCGATGCGATCTCGTTCGACAACGAACAATGGGCTGCGGCAACGCAATCGACGCAACGTTCCGTGCCCGACGAACCCGACCCGGACGACCCGGTCTGGCTGCTCTTCACCAGTGGGTCGACGGGAACACCGAAAGGTGTTGTCCACACGCATCGTTCGATCACCGCAGCGGTCCGGGGCAGCATCGCCGGCAGGTCGGTCCGTCCCGGCGGCGTCTATCTGCTGCCGTTTCCCATGTGCCACATCGCCGGGTACAACATGCTGGTGCACCACGGCGCACAGTCGACGGTGCTGCCGGTGGCGGCATTCCGGCCCGACGCTTTCGCGGCCACGGTGAACCGGTACCGGGTGACCTCGTGTTCGTTGGCCCCGACCATGCTGCACAGCCTGTTGGCCCATCTCGACCAGACCGGCATCGAGCTGCCGTCATTGCGGGACATCGCCTATGGTTCGTCCGCCATCCCGGCCGACCTGCTGCGGCGTGCCCTCGACCGTCTCGACGTGGGATTCCACCAGGGCTATGGCATGACCGAAACCGGTGGCAACGTCACGTTTCTCGGCCCCGAGGACCACCGCGCGGGCGCCGCCGGTGATACCGCCGTGCTCACCACCGCCGGCCGTCCCCATGCCGACGTACAGATCCGGATCGCGGCGAACGGCGAGATCCTGGTTCGCGGAGACCAAGTGGCGGTCCGGTACTGGCCCGACACACCCACGACCGCCGATGGCTGGTTACCCACCGGCGACGTCGGATACCTCGACGACGAGGGCCGGCTCGTGGTGTCCGACCGGCTGAAGGACATCATCATCACTGGCGGCGAGAACGTGTCCTCGCGGGAAGTCGAGGACGTGCTGTCATCGCACCCCGACGTGGATCAGGTTGCGGTCGTGGGGGTCCCGGATCCGTATTGGGGCGAGGCGATCTGCGCAGTCGTCGTGCCCACCGCCGGCACTCGACCTGACGCGGACGCCCTGACCGCGCACGTGCGGGAACGCATCGCGGCCTTCAAACGCCCCCGGCACGTCGTGTTCGTCGACGCGCTACCCCTGACGACAAACGGCAAGATCGCGAAACAGGTACTGCGCGAACAACTCCGGGCGCAGTTCGCCGGTTAG
- a CDS encoding quinone oxidoreductase family protein, whose amino-acid sequence MTSHIAPPPDTMRAMVLTEFGGPDVLHAAELPTPVPRADEVLVEIACSSVNPADWKTREGKLSAYIDYHFPFVLGFDLAGVIAAVGPGVTRWQVGDQVFGMSNQRSGEDGTYAEYCLASSELLAPLPDGWGYVDAAGLPVAGSTAYGGMVDAGELQNGQTVLINGGAGGVGSIAIQIAHALGARVAVTCSPKNFDYVSALGADLAIDYRGGDVVTQLRAWAPSGVDQVLDAVGLDTLLPHAEELVAPGGRYVEIETLISRADEERVARAAERGVRIVSNMIAIQRQPQHLMELAALCAKGAIRPPETEVLPLSRVADAHRLVEAGHVRGKVILAVHTD is encoded by the coding sequence ATGACCTCCCATATCGCTCCTCCGCCGGACACCATGCGGGCGATGGTGCTCACCGAGTTCGGCGGCCCCGATGTCCTGCATGCCGCCGAGCTGCCCACCCCGGTGCCCCGAGCCGACGAGGTGCTGGTGGAGATCGCCTGCTCCAGCGTCAACCCGGCGGATTGGAAAACCCGCGAGGGCAAGCTCTCCGCGTACATCGACTACCACTTCCCGTTCGTGCTGGGCTTCGACCTGGCCGGCGTCATCGCTGCCGTCGGGCCGGGCGTGACGCGCTGGCAGGTGGGTGATCAGGTTTTCGGGATGTCCAACCAGCGCAGCGGTGAAGACGGCACGTACGCCGAGTACTGCCTCGCCTCTTCCGAACTGCTCGCGCCGTTGCCCGATGGCTGGGGCTACGTCGACGCCGCCGGTCTGCCAGTGGCGGGTAGCACCGCCTACGGCGGCATGGTCGACGCCGGCGAGCTGCAGAACGGCCAGACCGTGTTGATCAACGGCGGTGCCGGCGGTGTCGGCAGCATCGCGATCCAGATCGCTCACGCGCTGGGTGCACGGGTCGCGGTGACCTGCAGCCCGAAGAACTTCGATTACGTCTCCGCACTCGGCGCCGACCTGGCCATCGACTACCGGGGCGGCGACGTCGTGACGCAGCTGCGTGCCTGGGCTCCGTCGGGTGTCGATCAGGTGCTCGACGCCGTGGGTCTGGACACGCTGCTGCCGCACGCCGAGGAACTGGTGGCACCCGGCGGCCGCTACGTCGAGATCGAGACGCTCATCTCGCGTGCCGACGAGGAGCGGGTGGCCCGCGCTGCCGAGCGCGGGGTGCGGATCGTCTCCAACATGATCGCGATCCAGCGCCAGCCGCAGCACCTGATGGAGTTGGCTGCACTCTGCGCCAAGGGCGCGATCCGGCCGCCCGAGACCGAGGTGCTGCCGCTGTCCAGGGTGGCTGACGCGCACCGCCTCGTCGAGGCCGGTCACGTTCGCGGGAAGGTCATCCTCGCCGTGCACACCGACTGA
- a CDS encoding DUF2127 domain-containing protein translates to MVDFALRSCGLRGHATFAPDEPDLAARLHVQTPVGEAWRCLRCETFVVGPPRGKGPAESAPEVPRGRLLRDRVLMRVLAVERVFRFLLLALMSYGVFRVRAARVHLRDMFEKDLPLLRPLADQIGWNIDGSKIIRHINDAFTMSGTTLLWIGIGIAVYALIELVEAVGLWGMWRWGEYFAVVATGIFLPLEIYELTEKVTTLRVAMLLVNIIAVLWLLWSKRLFGLNGGGAAYRREHETESLMSVERAGLATATQ, encoded by the coding sequence ATGGTGGATTTCGCCCTCCGGTCCTGTGGCCTGCGCGGCCATGCAACATTCGCACCGGATGAACCGGACCTGGCCGCCCGCCTGCACGTGCAGACCCCGGTCGGTGAGGCATGGCGCTGCCTGCGGTGCGAGACATTCGTCGTCGGCCCGCCCCGAGGGAAGGGGCCGGCGGAATCGGCACCCGAAGTCCCGCGCGGCCGACTGCTGCGTGACCGAGTGCTGATGCGGGTGCTGGCCGTCGAGCGTGTCTTCCGATTTCTGTTGCTGGCCTTGATGTCCTATGGCGTCTTCCGGGTGCGGGCGGCACGAGTGCATCTGCGGGACATGTTCGAGAAGGACCTGCCTCTGCTGCGGCCGCTGGCCGACCAGATCGGCTGGAACATCGACGGCTCCAAGATCATTCGGCATATCAACGACGCGTTCACCATGTCGGGCACAACCCTGTTGTGGATCGGGATCGGCATCGCGGTGTATGCGTTGATCGAGCTGGTGGAGGCCGTTGGGCTGTGGGGAATGTGGCGCTGGGGAGAGTATTTCGCGGTGGTGGCCACCGGTATCTTCCTGCCGCTGGAGATTTACGAACTGACCGAGAAGGTCACCACGCTGCGGGTGGCGATGTTGCTGGTGAACATCATCGCCGTGCTGTGGTTGTTGTGGAGCAAGCGGCTTTTCGGCCTGAATGGCGGTGGTGCGGCGTACCGGCGGGAACACGAGACCGAGAGCCTGATGAGTGTCGAGCGGGCCGGCCTGGCGACGGCAACGCAGTGA
- a CDS encoding acyl-CoA dehydrogenase family protein has protein sequence MDFTFSAEQELLAGGLSKFLSGRYDLETSRAAAKSGPGWQPDIWQSFAEELGILGAALPEDVGGIGGGPVEVMLIAEALGHALVIEPYVDTAVVAAGLLLRSGSPVAGPILAEIASGTAVVALAAAEAHSGDRWQDVQTTASREGDAWVLSGDKIMVVNAPLATHLLVTARTDNGVSLFLVDISEPREGLVMHSYRTVDDRRAADLELREVRLPGDALLGAEGEAWPSIAQARDEGAAAVCAEAVGNMRKVLADTVEYAKQRQQFGQPIGSFQALQHRMVDMHMELEQSVSAVYLAVLNLEADAHTRARAVSAAKATVGRAARFIGQNAVQLHGGMGMTEELAIGHYFKRLTAVQYEYGSTDHHVTRYAELTRR, from the coding sequence ATGGACTTCACCTTCTCCGCGGAACAGGAACTTCTCGCCGGCGGCCTGTCCAAGTTCCTGTCCGGCCGGTACGACCTCGAAACCAGCCGGGCCGCAGCGAAATCCGGCCCCGGCTGGCAGCCCGACATCTGGCAGTCGTTCGCCGAGGAACTCGGCATTCTCGGTGCGGCCCTGCCGGAGGACGTCGGCGGTATCGGCGGCGGACCCGTCGAGGTCATGCTGATCGCCGAAGCGCTGGGTCACGCCCTGGTCATCGAACCGTACGTGGACACCGCGGTGGTCGCCGCCGGTCTGTTGCTGCGATCCGGTAGCCCGGTTGCCGGCCCCATCTTGGCGGAAATCGCCTCCGGCACAGCCGTTGTCGCGCTCGCCGCGGCCGAGGCCCACAGCGGCGACCGGTGGCAGGACGTCCAGACCACCGCCTCCCGCGAGGGCGACGCCTGGGTACTCAGCGGCGACAAGATCATGGTGGTGAATGCGCCGTTGGCCACCCACCTGCTCGTCACCGCGCGGACCGACAACGGCGTCTCGCTGTTCCTGGTCGACATCTCCGAGCCCCGCGAGGGGCTGGTGATGCACAGCTACCGCACCGTCGACGACCGTCGGGCCGCCGACCTGGAGCTGCGCGAAGTCCGGCTGCCGGGCGACGCGCTCCTGGGCGCTGAAGGCGAGGCCTGGCCGTCGATCGCCCAGGCCCGCGACGAGGGCGCCGCCGCCGTGTGCGCCGAAGCCGTCGGCAACATGCGGAAGGTGTTGGCCGACACCGTCGAATACGCCAAGCAGCGCCAGCAGTTCGGCCAGCCGATCGGCAGCTTCCAGGCCCTGCAGCATCGCATGGTGGACATGCACATGGAGCTCGAACAGTCCGTGTCGGCGGTCTACCTGGCCGTGCTCAACCTGGAAGCCGACGCGCACACCCGGGCACGCGCGGTTTCCGCGGCCAAGGCCACCGTCGGCCGCGCCGCGCGGTTCATCGGCCAGAACGCCGTACAGTTGCACGGCGGCATGGGCATGACCGAGGAACTCGCCATCGGCCATTACTTCAAGCGGCTCACCGCCGTTCAGTACGAGTACGGCTCCACCGACCACCACGTGACCCGTTATGCAGAACTGACCCGCCGCTGA
- a CDS encoding AraC family transcriptional regulator produces MTVSALSDRGLSQTAKMPERPMIELRRGGGALGGSYLYEGDALITGWHSHEVHQIEYALHGLVEVETDVAHYLLPPQQAAWIPAGLPHQAVMNPDVKTVAVMFDPRLISDRSDRARIIAVSPLIREMMIYALRWPIDRPRGDAVSDGFFRTLAHLVAEALDHEAPLSLPTSEHPIVAAAMAHTKAHLASATAEQVSRAVSVSERTLRRLFQENIGLSWRTYLLNARMLRAMALLTEPGQSVQATATAVGFESLSAFTRCFTQFSGQSPSAYRRQTAETARSPHEPR; encoded by the coding sequence GTGACCGTCTCTGCACTTTCGGACAGAGGTTTATCCCAAACGGCCAAGATGCCCGAGCGGCCGATGATCGAGCTGCGTCGCGGCGGCGGCGCCCTCGGCGGCAGCTATCTCTACGAGGGCGACGCGCTGATCACCGGCTGGCACTCACATGAGGTGCACCAGATCGAATACGCACTGCACGGCCTGGTCGAGGTGGAAACCGATGTCGCCCACTATCTGCTGCCGCCACAACAGGCCGCCTGGATTCCGGCGGGTCTACCCCATCAGGCAGTGATGAATCCGGACGTCAAGACCGTTGCCGTGATGTTCGATCCCAGGCTCATCTCGGACCGGTCGGATCGGGCCCGCATCATCGCCGTTTCCCCGCTGATCCGGGAGATGATGATCTACGCGTTGCGGTGGCCCATCGACCGGCCGCGGGGTGACGCCGTCTCGGACGGGTTCTTTCGCACCCTGGCACATCTCGTGGCCGAAGCGCTGGACCACGAAGCGCCGCTGAGCCTGCCCACGTCCGAGCACCCGATCGTTGCCGCGGCAATGGCCCACACCAAAGCGCATCTGGCTTCGGCGACGGCCGAACAGGTGAGTCGCGCAGTCTCGGTATCTGAGCGGACGCTGCGGCGGCTGTTCCAGGAGAACATCGGATTGTCTTGGCGGACTTATCTTCTCAATGCCCGGATGCTCCGGGCGATGGCGTTGCTCACCGAGCCGGGACAATCGGTGCAAGCCACCGCCACCGCGGTCGGTTTCGAGAGCCTCAGCGCGTTCACCCGCTGCTTCACCCAGTTCAGCGGGCAATCACCGTCGGCGTACCGCCGCCAGACTGCCGAGACGGCGCGCTCGCCGCACGAGCCCCGGTAA
- a CDS encoding type VII secretion target, with amino-acid sequence MTAPLTVVVAALRDTAARLAGLADGLCDDDGGPALSAAADPVAALDSGQACREVGDAFVRRAQVLGQGMSVFAGKLESAAFLYEHGDRAAAERIAFDVPEAKDTRIGDDPGEPGYDPVNKYEDALRDAGLLSGTSEGYHREWLQNAAKKGVPPQVIVDIAGQQHITPASFDILTGMERVVDNNRTSSDPSDDNTYFLLSAGTSAGDARRAALMTYILNAGTGYTKGNPNTDFAETPYTANEVQRIVDRQASNSWSYEQVPRLAGSGGRFATTPNGMLMGLGGGFIQNQLSQQAGSTYGDVFLINIAHPTDAGDQLRKIIGSGQMWYDGPRGARQQDVDIDRVLHHEERHSAQWAALGRVEFVKQYAISLGAERLTGRRNPFETNAGASDGGYS; translated from the coding sequence ATGACCGCGCCGCTGACCGTCGTCGTGGCCGCGTTGCGCGACACCGCGGCCCGGTTGGCGGGTCTGGCCGACGGCCTGTGCGACGACGATGGTGGCCCCGCGCTCTCGGCCGCCGCGGATCCGGTGGCCGCACTCGACAGCGGCCAGGCGTGCCGGGAGGTGGGTGATGCGTTTGTCCGCCGTGCGCAGGTGCTCGGACAGGGCATGTCCGTGTTCGCGGGGAAGCTCGAATCGGCCGCGTTCCTTTACGAGCACGGCGATCGCGCGGCCGCCGAACGTATTGCGTTCGATGTGCCGGAGGCGAAAGACACCCGAATCGGCGACGATCCCGGGGAGCCGGGATACGACCCCGTCAACAAGTACGAGGACGCGCTGCGCGACGCGGGTCTGCTGAGCGGAACGAGCGAGGGGTATCACCGGGAGTGGCTGCAGAATGCGGCGAAAAAGGGTGTGCCACCCCAGGTCATCGTCGACATCGCGGGGCAGCAGCACATCACGCCGGCGAGTTTCGACATCCTCACGGGCATGGAGCGCGTCGTCGACAACAACCGGACCAGCAGCGATCCCAGCGACGACAACACCTACTTCCTTTTGTCTGCGGGGACCAGTGCCGGCGACGCCCGCCGGGCCGCGCTGATGACGTACATCCTGAATGCGGGCACCGGCTACACGAAGGGAAACCCGAACACCGACTTCGCCGAGACGCCCTACACCGCGAACGAGGTGCAGCGCATCGTCGACCGGCAGGCTTCGAATTCCTGGAGTTACGAACAGGTTCCGCGACTGGCGGGCAGCGGCGGACGGTTCGCCACCACGCCCAACGGCATGCTGATGGGACTGGGCGGCGGGTTCATCCAGAACCAGCTGAGCCAGCAGGCCGGGTCGACCTACGGTGACGTGTTCCTGATCAACATCGCCCACCCGACCGATGCGGGCGACCAACTCCGCAAGATCATCGGGTCGGGGCAGATGTGGTACGACGGGCCCCGCGGTGCACGCCAACAGGACGTGGACATCGATCGTGTCCTGCATCACGAAGAGCGACACTCGGCACAGTGGGCCGCGTTGGGACGTGTCGAATTCGTCAAGCAGTACGCGATCAGCCTGGGCGCCGAAAGGCTCACCGGCCGTCGAAATCCGTTCGAGACCAACGCCGGCGCTTCCGATGGCGGCTATTCGTGA
- a CDS encoding nucleoside/nucleotide kinase family protein: protein MARLTDDVARLLEERSGRVIVGLTGPPGVGKSTAAERLVDEFTSTQRDFAALVPMDGFHLANRQLVRLGRKGRKGAPDTFDAAGFVVSLARVRDAYQTADVYVPQFDRALEESVAAGLVVPAAARLVVTEGNYLALPSHGFSGARELIDRLYYLRGADDVRRRRLLARHIAGGRSLIAAEHWVRAVDEPNAQLIAETEERCDRTWEMDDGDRS, encoded by the coding sequence ATGGCCCGGTTGACCGACGATGTCGCCCGACTGCTCGAGGAGCGGTCGGGCCGGGTGATCGTCGGTCTGACCGGACCGCCGGGTGTCGGCAAGTCGACGGCAGCCGAGCGCCTCGTCGATGAATTCACTTCCACTCAGCGCGATTTCGCCGCCCTGGTGCCCATGGATGGGTTTCATCTCGCCAACCGGCAGCTGGTGCGGCTGGGCCGCAAAGGACGCAAGGGTGCCCCCGACACCTTCGATGCCGCCGGCTTCGTGGTGTCCCTGGCCCGGGTGCGGGACGCTTATCAGACTGCTGATGTCTATGTGCCGCAGTTCGATCGGGCGCTCGAGGAGTCTGTCGCAGCTGGTTTGGTCGTGCCGGCGGCGGCCCGGCTCGTGGTCACCGAGGGTAACTACCTGGCGTTGCCGTCCCACGGTTTCTCCGGTGCGCGGGAGCTGATCGATCGGCTCTACTACCTCAGGGGCGCTGACGACGTGCGGCGCCGGCGTCTGCTCGCGCGTCACATTGCCGGTGGGCGGAGTCTGATCGCCGCCGAGCATTGGGTTCGTGCGGTCGACGAGCCGAACGCGCAGTTGATCGCCGAGACCGAGGAGCGATGTGATCGCACCTGGGAGATGGATGACGGCGACCGGTCGTGA
- a CDS encoding response regulator transcription factor: MTRHDGSPIEVLVVDDEPALGDLVSMVLRYEGWQVTAAQDGATAIKKAAAEKPDIVVLDIMLPDMSGLDVLHELHRIRPELPVLLLTAKDTVEDRIAGLSAGGDDYVTKPFNVEEMVLRMRALIRRSGIGVVADTAQLVVGDLVLDEDSREVTRAGTEINLTATEFEVLRLMMNNPRRVLTKAQILHAVWDYDFEGRSNVVELYISYLRKKIDVDRAPMIHTVRGVGYVLKPQ; this comes from the coding sequence ATGACCCGCCACGATGGCAGCCCGATCGAGGTCCTCGTGGTCGACGACGAACCGGCGCTCGGCGACCTGGTGTCCATGGTGCTGAGGTATGAAGGGTGGCAGGTCACCGCCGCTCAGGATGGTGCGACGGCCATCAAGAAGGCCGCTGCCGAGAAGCCCGACATCGTGGTGCTGGACATCATGCTGCCCGACATGAGCGGGCTCGACGTGCTCCACGAATTGCACCGCATCCGCCCCGAACTGCCCGTGCTGCTGCTCACCGCAAAGGACACCGTCGAGGACCGGATCGCCGGATTGTCCGCCGGCGGAGACGATTACGTCACCAAGCCGTTCAATGTCGAGGAAATGGTGCTCCGGATGCGGGCGCTGATCCGCCGCTCCGGCATCGGCGTCGTCGCCGACACCGCGCAGCTGGTCGTGGGTGATCTGGTGCTGGACGAAGACAGCCGTGAGGTCACCCGGGCCGGTACCGAAATCAATTTGACGGCAACCGAATTCGAAGTTCTCCGTCTCATGATGAACAATCCGCGGCGGGTACTGACCAAGGCCCAGATTCTGCACGCGGTGTGGGACTACGACTTCGAAGGCCGTTCGAACGTCGTCGAGCTGTACATCTCCTATCTCCGCAAGAAGATCGATGTCGACCGCGCGCCCATGATCCACACGGTCCGCGGTGTCGGCTATGTCCTCAAACCTCAGTGA
- a CDS encoding amidohydrolase family protein, giving the protein MNTDDLILVSIDDHVVEPPDMFVNHVPDKYKPEAPIVVTDANGVDQWMYQGRPQGVSGLNAVVSWPAEEWGRDPAGFAEMRPGVYDVHERVRDMNRNGILASMCFPTFTGFSARHLNMHREEATLVMVSAYNDWHIDEWAGAYPDRFIPIAILPTWNPEAMCREIRRVAAKGCRAVTMPELPHLEGLPSYFDENYWGPVFRTLSEENVVMCLHIGTGFGAISMAKDAPIDNLIILATQVSAMCAQDLLWGPAMRNYPDLKFAFSEGGIGWIPFYLDRSDRHYTNQKWLRRDFGDKLPSDVFREHSLACYVTDKTSLKLRHEIGIDIIAWECDYPHSDCFWPDAPEQVLAELNAAGASDSDINKITWENSCRFFGWDPFKLTPKAQATAGALRAKAADVDTSIRPRAEWAKLYAQKQMTLT; this is encoded by the coding sequence GTGAATACCGACGACCTGATCCTGGTGAGCATCGATGACCACGTCGTGGAGCCGCCCGACATGTTCGTCAACCACGTTCCGGACAAGTACAAGCCCGAGGCGCCGATCGTCGTCACCGACGCCAACGGCGTCGACCAGTGGATGTATCAGGGCCGCCCCCAAGGCGTGAGCGGGCTCAACGCCGTGGTCTCCTGGCCGGCCGAGGAGTGGGGACGCGATCCCGCCGGCTTCGCCGAAATGCGTCCCGGTGTCTACGACGTGCATGAGCGGGTGCGGGACATGAACCGCAACGGCATCCTGGCCTCGATGTGCTTCCCGACCTTCACGGGTTTCTCCGCCCGGCACCTGAACATGCACCGCGAAGAGGCCACCCTGGTGATGGTCTCGGCCTACAACGACTGGCACATCGACGAATGGGCCGGCGCGTACCCGGACCGGTTCATCCCGATCGCGATTCTGCCGACGTGGAACCCCGAGGCGATGTGCCGTGAGATCCGCCGGGTGGCCGCGAAGGGCTGCCGGGCCGTGACCATGCCCGAGTTGCCGCACCTGGAAGGCCTGCCCAGCTACTTCGACGAGAACTACTGGGGCCCGGTGTTCCGGACCCTCTCCGAAGAGAACGTCGTGATGTGTCTGCACATCGGCACCGGCTTCGGCGCGATCTCGATGGCCAAGGACGCCCCGATCGACAACCTGATCATCCTGGCCACGCAGGTGTCGGCGATGTGCGCCCAGGACTTGTTGTGGGGCCCGGCGATGCGCAACTATCCGGACCTGAAATTCGCGTTCTCCGAAGGCGGTATCGGCTGGATTCCGTTCTATCTGGATCGCAGCGACCGGCATTACACCAATCAGAAGTGGCTGCGCCGCGACTTCGGGGACAAGCTGCCCAGTGACGTCTTCCGTGAGCATTCGCTGGCCTGCTACGTCACCGACAAGACGTCGCTGAAGTTGCGCCACGAAATCGGCATCGACATCATCGCCTGGGAGTGCGACTACCCGCACTCGGACTGCTTCTGGCCCGACGCGCCCGAGCAGGTCCTGGCCGAACTCAACGCGGCCGGCGCCTCGGACTCCGACATCAACAAGATCACCTGGGAGAACTCCTGCCGGTTCTTCGGCTGGGATCCGTTCAAGTTGACCCCGAAGGCACAGGCGACGGCAGGTGCCCTGCGCGCCAAGGCCGCCGACGTCGACACGTCGATCCGGCCGCGGGCGGAGTGGGCAAAGTTGTACGCGCAGAAGCAGATGACCCTCACCTGA
- a CDS encoding WXG100 family type VII secretion target, whose protein sequence is MPYTVSQVLNSDPESLLTASLDARAAAQRVDAQIDRARTQFAHLAEGWTGTAADAAQKQGRESLDEQTAYRNHLDAVAGPLATGGALLAELRAGLKKAVDAAEAQWDVADDGGVTPGFWLRWYARVSPVQALQIAAKRIEVENAIKLLLAKFEAADRDTGYQIRKVGWELA, encoded by the coding sequence ATGCCGTACACGGTGTCGCAGGTGCTCAATTCCGATCCGGAATCCTTGCTGACGGCATCCCTCGATGCGCGCGCCGCGGCCCAGCGTGTCGACGCTCAGATCGACCGGGCACGAACGCAATTCGCCCACCTTGCCGAGGGCTGGACCGGCACTGCCGCCGATGCCGCGCAGAAGCAGGGCCGCGAATCACTCGACGAGCAGACCGCATATCGGAACCACCTCGATGCGGTGGCGGGGCCGTTGGCGACTGGTGGTGCGCTGCTCGCGGAGCTCCGCGCGGGCCTGAAGAAGGCAGTCGACGCCGCTGAGGCACAGTGGGACGTCGCCGACGACGGTGGCGTCACACCCGGTTTCTGGCTCCGCTGGTATGCGCGGGTTTCGCCGGTCCAGGCGCTGCAGATCGCAGCCAAGCGGATCGAGGTCGAGAACGCGATCAAACTACTGCTCGCGAAATTCGAGGCGGCCGACCGGGACACCGGCTATCAGATCCGCAAGGTCGGTTGGGAACTGGCATGA